Below is a genomic region from Miniphocaeibacter halophilus.
TATTTTAATTCTATTGTAGCTCCAACTTCTTCTAATTTAGTTTTCATTTCTTCAGCTTCTGCTTTAGCTACACCTTCTTTAATTGTTTTAGGTGCTCCATCTACTAATGCTTTAGCATCTTTTAATCCTAAACCAGTTATATCTTTAACTGCTTTTATAACTTTAATTTTTTCAGCTCCTGCTGCTTCTAATACAACATCAAATTCAGATTTTTCTTCAGCTGCTGCTGCTTCTCCACCTGCTGCAACTGGTCCACCCATTACTACTGGTGCTGATGCTGATACACCAAATTTTTCTTCTGCTGCTTTTACTAATTCATTTAATTCAAGAACACTCATGTTCTCAATAGCT
It encodes:
- the rplL gene encoding 50S ribosomal protein L7/L12, translated to MSVEQILEAIENMSVLELNELVKAAEEKFGVSASAPVVMGGPVAAGGEAAAAEEKSEFDVVLEAAGAEKIKVIKAVKDITGLGLKDAKALVDGAPKTIKEGVAKAEAEEMKTKLEEVGATIELK